A DNA window from Syngnathus typhle isolate RoL2023-S1 ecotype Sweden linkage group LG2, RoL_Styp_1.0, whole genome shotgun sequence contains the following coding sequences:
- the LOC133169347 gene encoding sodium-driven chloride bicarbonate exchanger-like isoform X4, with amino-acid sequence MLNTNFEKEELEGHRTLYIGVHVPLGRRSHRRHRHHGHRHRKRSKERDSTAEDGRESPSHTDTPAQRVQFLLGTEDGDEEHIPHALFTELDEICLREGEDAEWKETARWLKFEEDVEDGGERWSKPYVATLSLHSLFELRSCIMNGTVMLDMRANSLEEIADMVLDQHEVSGQLGQDARRRIREALLKQHHHQNHKKLANRIPIVRSFADIGKKQSEPHSMDKNGQTVPSQSQSAMTEGKQDVSRENSAVDFSKIDLHFMKKIPPGAEASNILVGELEFLERPVVAFVRLAPAVLLSGLAEVPITTRFLFILLGPLGKGPQYHEIGRSIATLMTDEIFHDVAYKAKDRNDLVAGIDEFLDQVTVLPPGEWDPSIRIEPPKNVPSQEKRKIPPLPNGVTDLVDSEEHGGHGGPELQRTGKLFGGFILDIKRKAPHYLSDYTDALSLQCLASFLFLYCACMSPVITFGGLLGEATEGRVSAIESLFGASMTGIAYSIFAGQPLTILGSTGPVLVFEKILFKFCKDYGLSYLSLRACIGLWTSFFCLLLVATDASSLVCYITRFTEEAFASLICIIFIYEALEKLIHLGVHYPINKNNNLQKLTLYSCTCAEPQDPSNETRLLWQERNITASEVNWTMLEVNECEKLHGEFRGSACGPHGPYIPDVLFWCVVLFFSTVFMSAFLKEFKTRRYFPTKVRAIISDFAVFITILTMVLVDYALGIPSPKLQVPNKFKPTRDDRTWIINPVGPNPWWTTIITFIPALLCTILIFMDQQITAVIINRKEHKLKKGCGYHLDLFVVGVMLGVCSVMGLPWFVAATVLSISHVNSLKLESECSAPGEQPKFLGIREQRFTGLMIFTLMGCSVFMTSVLKFIPMPVLYGVFLYMGASSLRGIQFFDRLRLYGMPAKHQPDFIYLRHVPLRKVHLFTVIQLSCLVLLWVIKTSRAAIVFPMMVLALVFIRKLLDFIFTKRELSWLDDLMPEWKKKKLEDAAQEEEHSIIVEEEGIVQVPLEGHYKGDPATVNITDEMSKGSFGNVWKGVNPVEKEPAAKSLPQKVEKRHKRRRHDKSLDRETSL; translated from the exons ATGCTGAACACCAACTTTGAGAAGGAAGAACTAGAAG GTCACCGCACTCTTTACATCGGGGTCCACGTTCCTCTGGGCCGCAGATCACATCGCCGCCACCGTCACCACGGCCACAGACACAGGAAGCGCTCCAAGGAGAGGGACTCCACGGCTGAGGACGGACGAGAATCTCCCTCACACA CAGACACACCGGCCCAGAGGGTGCAGTTCCTGTTGGGGACGGAGGATGGCGATGAGGAGCACATCCCGCACGCCTTGTTCACCGAGCTGGATGAAATTTGCCTCAGAGAGGGCGAGGATGCAGAATGGAAGGAGACTGCCAG GTGGCTGAAGTTTGAGGAAGACGTCGAGGACGGCGGCGAGCGCTGGAGTAAGCCCTACGTGGCCACGCTGTCCCTCCACAGTCTTTTTGAGCTCCGCAGCTGCATCATGAACGGCACCGTTATGCTGGACATGAGAGCAAATTCGCTGGAGGAGATTGCAG acatgGTCCTGGATCAGCACGAAGTGTCTGGTCAACTGGGTCAGGATGCCAGGAGGAGGATTCGTGAGGCCCTGCTCAAGCAGCATCACCACCAGAACCACAAGAAGCTTGCCAACCGTATCCCCATTGTCCGCTCCTTTGCAGACATTGGCAAGAAGCAGTCAGAGCCTCACTCCATGGATAAGAATG GACAAACCGTTCCATCTCAGTCTCAGTCAGCGATGACCGAGGGCAAACAGGACGTCAGTCGAGAAAACAGCGCTGTGGACTTCAGCAAG ATTGACCTTCACTTCATGAAGAAGATCCCACCTGGCGCAGAGGCCTCCAACATCCTGGTCGGGGAGTTGGAATTTCTCGAACGCCCTGTGGTGGCCTTTGTCCGCCTGGCGCCCGCTGTGCTGCTCAGCGGCCTGGCTGAGGTTCCCATCACCACTAG GTTTCTTTTCATCCTGCTCGGGCCTCTGGGCAAAGGTCCGCAGTACCATGAAATCGGACGGTCTATCGCAACCTTGATGACGGACGAG ATTTTCCACGATGTGGCGTACAAAGCCAAAGACAGAAATGACCTGGTGGCCGGTATTGATGAGTTcctggaccaagtgacagtgtTACCCCCTGGAGAATGGGATCCCTCCATCCGAATAGAACCTCCCAAAAATGTGCCCTCTCAG GAAAAGCGGAAGATTCCTCCTCTTCCGAATGGAGTCACGGATCTCGTGGACTCGGAGGAACACGGAGGCCACGGTGGCCCTGAGCTTCAACGTACTGGAAA GCTGTTTGGGGGTTTCATCCTGGACATCAAGCGAAAGGCCCCTCACTACCTTTCGGACTACACGGACGCCCTTAGTCTGCAGTGTCTGGCCTCCTTCCTTTTCCTTTACTGCGCTTGCATGTCACCTGTCATCACCTTCGGAGGTCTTCTTGGCGAAGCCACCGAAGGACGTGTG AGCGCTATCGAGTCCTTGTTCGGGGCTTCCATGACCGGAATCGCCTATTCGATTTTTGCCGGGCAGCCGCTCACAATCCTTGGCAGCACCGGTCCGGTCCTTGTGTTTGAGAAGATCCTCTTCAAGTTCTGcaa GGACTACGGCCTCTCCTACCTCTCCCTGAGGGCCTGTATCGGCCTTTGGACGTCCTTTTTCTGTCTCCTGCTTGTGGCCACAGATGCCAGCTCGCTTGTTTGTTACATCACAAGGTTTACAGAGGAAGCCTTTGCTTCCCTGATCTGCATCATCTTCATCTATGAGGCCCTGGAGAAACTGATCCACCTGGGCGTGCACTACCccatcaataaaaacaacaaccttcaGAAGCTTACGCTGTATTC GTGCACTTGTGCCGAGCCCCAAGATCCCAGCAATGAGACTCGGCTGTTGTGGCAGGAGAGAAACATCACGGCCTCTGAGGTCAACTGGACCATGTTGGAAGTTAAC GAGTGCGAAAAACTGCACGGGGAATTCAGGGGCAGCGCCTGCGGTCCCCACGGCCCTTACATTCCAGACGTCCTCTTCTGGTGCGTGGTCCTCTTCTTCTCTACCGTCTTCATGTCCGCCTTTCTGAAGGAGTTCAAGACAAGGCGCTACTTTCCTACCAAG GTTCGGGCTATCATCAGTGACTTTGCAGTCTTCATCACCATCCTCACCATGGTTCTGGTTGACTACGCTCTGGGCATTCCCTCACCAAAATTGCAAGTTCCCAACAAGTTTAAA CCAACCAGAGATGATCGCACCTGGATTATCAACCCCGTGGGCCCCAACCCATGGTGGACCACCATCATCACCTTCATCCCTGCTCTATTGTGCACCATCCTCATCTTCATGGACCAACAGATCACAGCCGTGATTATCAACAGGAAGGAACACAAACTGAAG AAAGGCTGCGGCTACCACCTTGACTTGTTTGTGGTCGGCGTGATGCTGGGCGTGTGCTCTGTGATGGGCCTGCCGTGGTTCGTGGCCGCCACCGTGCTTTCCATCTCGCACGTGAACAGCTTGAAGCTGGAGTCCGAGTGCTCCGCACCCGGAGAGCAGCCTAAGTTCCTGGGCATCCGTGAGCAGCGCTTTACCGGCCTCATGATCTTCACCCTCATGGGCTGCTCtgtttttatgacctcagtgttgaaG TTCATCCCGATGCCTGTGCTGTATGGAGTGTTTCTCTACATGGGGGCGTCTTCACTTCGAGGGATCCag TTCTTTGACCGTCTCAGATTGTATGGGATGCCGGCCAAACATCAGCCTGACTTCATTTACCTTCGCCACGTTCCCTTGAGGAAAGTGCACCTCTTCACCGTCATCCAGCTCAGCTGTTTGGTGCTGCTGTGGGTCATCAAGACCTCCAGGGCTGCCATCGTTTTCCCCATGATg GTCTTGGCACTCGTCTTCATCCGTAAACTCCTGGACTTCATCTTCACCAAGAGAGAGCTCAGCTGGTTGGATGACTTAATGCCAgaatggaagaagaagaaacttgAAGATGCTGCACAAGAG GAGGAACACAGTATTATTGTAGAAGAAGAAGGCATTGTGCAAGTTCCACTTGAAGGACACTACAA GGGCGACCCAGCGACTGTGAACATCACTGACGAGATGTCTAAGGGTTCCTTCGGGAACGTTTGGAAGGGCGTGAACCCCGTGGAAAAGGAACCGGCTGCTAAAAG TTTACCCCAAAAAGTTGAGAAGCGCCACAAACGTCGGAGACACGACAAGAGCTTGGATCGGGAGACAAGCTTGTGA